A stretch of the bacterium genome encodes the following:
- a CDS encoding polysaccharide biosynthesis tyrosine autokinase produces MYTTFYGLTGPPFNNTPDPDFFFMSSGHQRTLLFLLYAIREKKGLITVTGKAGTGKTALLQVIQKEIGQAVKMIFFLDTGSGNNALIGHLLEKLGVTGIGASRDSFGLLREGLLHQLQQGISVVLVIDEAQNLDWRQLEQIRLLLNLETADQKLLSIILAGQPELQTKLNQPAFQQLKQRVDLSCRIDPLTESESFHYVEYRLQSAGRDQQDIFSYEALLEIYYRSQGIPRLINNICDKALLLGFSRQQQLIDQDIIQDLSSLFESPEIQPDQSRLVQRSRSHLPAAGSPAEARAYWFQMPDYRYRLINSGKRMYPWRTSGAAGEEDEAQRFLRDGLRAILGQYGQEQQQERKPGEHAAGEKDFMVSPGPPRGLPPASRTARQQKAFEATRQQSTPPGQEKEGSLLQNDQPSENFRTAEPARPKPLSPEYIKRFESLNLLPSGREQGEGLKGWLLFLPRFLIQRSRRLLGLEQKIYSPPSKIIEEYQRIKNNLYLANPGSRLQALMFASSNSGEGTSSVAANFALTSALTEEARVLLVDANFRSPKLHSLFGLPKSEGLGEVIREKVGWKDVLRSCKIPNLSIITAGEPAINPLYLLKSATLEKTIQEFKEHFDYILFDCCALNAYSDPILLGAHLDGLILVVHAGRTSMESVRRVKGMLSGSVPIMGVILNRKNYYIPEALYRRL; encoded by the coding sequence ATGTACACCACATTCTACGGGCTTACCGGTCCTCCTTTTAACAATACCCCTGATCCTGATTTCTTCTTCATGAGCTCCGGCCATCAGCGCACACTCCTTTTCCTTCTGTATGCCATCCGGGAAAAGAAGGGGCTGATCACGGTTACCGGCAAGGCAGGTACCGGGAAGACAGCCCTTCTCCAGGTCATTCAAAAGGAGATCGGCCAGGCGGTTAAGATGATCTTTTTCCTCGATACCGGGTCAGGGAACAACGCACTCATTGGCCATCTCCTGGAAAAGCTCGGAGTTACCGGCATAGGGGCATCCAGAGACAGCTTCGGGCTCCTTCGGGAGGGACTGCTGCACCAGCTCCAGCAGGGGATATCAGTGGTCCTGGTTATCGATGAGGCACAAAACCTGGATTGGCGGCAACTGGAGCAAATCAGGCTGCTGCTCAATCTGGAGACGGCTGACCAGAAACTCCTGTCGATCATCCTGGCGGGGCAACCGGAGCTGCAAACCAAATTGAACCAGCCCGCGTTCCAGCAGCTCAAGCAGCGGGTAGATTTGAGCTGCCGGATCGATCCTTTGACCGAATCGGAAAGCTTCCACTATGTTGAATACCGCCTGCAAAGCGCAGGACGGGACCAGCAGGATATTTTCTCCTATGAAGCGCTGCTGGAAATTTACTATCGGTCCCAGGGAATTCCAAGGCTCATCAATAATATATGCGACAAGGCACTGCTCCTGGGGTTCAGCCGCCAGCAGCAGCTTATCGATCAGGATATCATTCAGGATCTTTCCTCACTCTTCGAAAGCCCGGAGATACAACCTGACCAGTCGCGCCTCGTTCAGCGAAGCAGAAGTCATCTGCCTGCTGCCGGTTCACCCGCAGAAGCGAGAGCTTACTGGTTTCAGATGCCAGACTATCGATACCGGCTTATCAATTCAGGCAAAAGGATGTATCCCTGGCGGACATCAGGAGCAGCAGGGGAGGAAGATGAAGCTCAAAGATTTCTGCGGGATGGTCTGCGGGCAATTCTGGGGCAGTATGGGCAGGAACAGCAGCAGGAAAGAAAACCGGGAGAACATGCCGCAGGAGAAAAGGACTTCATGGTCAGTCCGGGTCCGCCCCGCGGACTGCCGCCGGCCAGCAGGACAGCCCGCCAGCAGAAAGCCTTCGAGGCCACCAGGCAGCAGAGCACCCCCCCTGGACAGGAGAAGGAGGGCTCCCTTCTTCAGAATGATCAGCCTTCAGAAAATTTCAGGACAGCAGAACCAGCCAGACCGAAACCTCTTTCCCCGGAATATATCAAACGGTTTGAATCGTTGAACCTTCTCCCTTCGGGGAGGGAACAGGGAGAAGGGCTGAAAGGGTGGCTGCTGTTTCTTCCCCGCTTCCTGATACAGCGCAGTCGCCGTCTTTTGGGGCTGGAGCAGAAAATTTACTCCCCGCCGTCAAAAATCATCGAGGAGTATCAGAGGATCAAGAATAACCTTTACCTGGCCAATCCGGGCAGCAGGCTCCAGGCATTGATGTTTGCAAGCTCAAACTCCGGTGAGGGCACTTCCAGCGTGGCCGCCAACTTCGCGCTTACCTCTGCGCTGACCGAAGAGGCCAGGGTGCTCCTGGTGGATGCCAACTTCCGGAGCCCGAAGCTCCACAGCCTTTTCGGCCTGCCAAAATCAGAAGGGCTGGGGGAAGTAATCCGGGAAAAGGTCGGATGGAAGGATGTTTTGCGGTCCTGCAAAATTCCCAATCTTTCAATCATCACCGCCGGGGAGCCGGCGATCAATCCTCTGTATCTGCTGAAATCCGCCACTCTGGAGAAAACAATCCAGGAGTTTAAAGAACACTTCGACTATATCTTATTCGATTGCTGCGCCCTGAACGCCTATTCCGATCCGATCCTGCTGGGAGCGCACCTGGATGGCCTCATCCTGGTGGTCCATGCAGGCAGGACCAGCATGGAATCCGTCCGAAGAGTCAAGGGAATGCTGAGCGGATCAGTGCCGATCATGGGTGTGATACTGAACCGCAAAAATTACTATATCCCGGAGGCCCTGTACCGGAGGCTGTAA
- a CDS encoding GumC family protein: MMDEQKTINRSLRDLLAIFFKHKGKILLTFVAVTSLAVFIIVNQVPVYESTAKILVKEGRENAIPTTAVMTTPERIMDITRLEDINSEIEILRSRVLAEKVVAKLGVDLTKSPGKTGKGKTPPRSGIRQTLTRIFHEVKNLLYYILPLAPAPQEALSPFKSAVLRIQKNLAVSIVNQSNVIMVSFSDPEPAVSADVVNTLLDFYLDQHLNVYKTPGAYQFFSEQAIEFKQKLDASEQRLEEFKKQFSLAELSLQRDILIRQEGEYESSLEATQSTIRGIREQIRQQKEQLAAQKERILLTEISRQDPLKDQLNSQLSQLKLRETQMMNMYADANQRKILDIRKEIEEVESQLCELSSPVQYEVHVGLNDIYLKLTEEIMKKQVDLEALEARKDNLAKNLALCSQKLADLNKIELEFNQLQRQLKIDEENYQLYRKKVEENRISEAMDAARFANISIIEPALVPLVPRKTNKLLRIFMAIILGITASLGVALISEMLDHSVESAEELEASIDLPVLGSIPDIKE; encoded by the coding sequence ATGATGGATGAGCAGAAGACTATCAACAGGTCATTGCGGGATTTACTCGCGATTTTCTTTAAGCACAAAGGGAAAATCCTGCTGACCTTCGTGGCGGTGACATCACTGGCTGTCTTCATCATCGTCAACCAGGTGCCGGTCTATGAAAGTACAGCAAAAATCCTGGTCAAAGAGGGGAGGGAAAACGCTATTCCCACCACAGCGGTGATGACTACTCCGGAGCGGATTATGGATATTACCCGCCTGGAAGATATCAATTCGGAAATCGAGATTCTTCGCAGCAGAGTGCTGGCCGAGAAGGTGGTAGCAAAGCTGGGTGTTGACCTCACGAAATCGCCAGGCAAAACCGGGAAAGGAAAAACTCCCCCCCGCTCCGGCATACGCCAGACCCTGACCAGGATTTTTCATGAGGTGAAAAATCTTCTGTATTATATACTCCCCCTTGCCCCTGCACCTCAGGAGGCCCTGTCACCTTTTAAATCAGCGGTGCTTCGGATCCAAAAAAACCTTGCGGTCAGTATCGTAAACCAATCCAACGTAATTATGGTCAGCTTTTCCGACCCTGAACCCGCGGTATCCGCTGATGTTGTCAATACCCTGCTGGACTTTTATCTCGATCAGCACCTGAATGTGTATAAGACCCCGGGGGCATATCAGTTCTTTTCCGAGCAGGCTATTGAATTCAAGCAAAAGCTGGATGCATCGGAACAGAGGCTGGAAGAATTTAAAAAACAATTCTCCCTGGCTGAGTTAAGCTTACAGCGGGATATCCTTATCAGGCAGGAGGGGGAGTATGAAAGCAGCCTGGAGGCCACCCAGAGTACCATCAGGGGGATCAGAGAGCAGATACGGCAGCAGAAAGAACAACTGGCTGCCCAGAAGGAAAGAATTCTGCTGACCGAGATTTCCCGGCAGGATCCCCTGAAAGATCAGTTAAACTCTCAGCTTTCCCAGCTCAAACTCCGTGAAACCCAAATGATGAATATGTATGCCGATGCCAATCAGCGCAAGATCCTCGACATTCGAAAAGAGATTGAGGAAGTGGAATCGCAGTTGTGTGAGCTGAGCAGTCCGGTACAATACGAAGTGCATGTCGGGCTCAATGATATCTACCTCAAGCTGACTGAAGAGATCATGAAAAAACAGGTCGATCTGGAAGCCCTTGAGGCCAGGAAGGACAATCTCGCCAAAAACCTGGCCCTGTGCAGTCAGAAACTGGCCGATCTCAACAAGATCGAATTGGAATTCAATCAGCTGCAGCGCCAGCTCAAAATCGATGAAGAAAACTATCAGCTCTATCGGAAGAAAGTGGAAGAAAACCGTATTTCTGAGGCTATGGATGCAGCCCGCTTTGCCAATATCAGTATCATCGAACCTGCCCTGGTTCCCCTGGTGCCGCGAAAAACCAACAAGCTCCTCAGAATTTTTATGGCCATTATATTGGGAATTACCGCAAGCCTGGGCGTTGCCCTCATATCGGAAATGCTTGACCACTCGGTAGAGTCAGCGGAGGAGCTTGAGGCGTCGATTGACCTGCCGGTCCTGGGTTCGATTCCGGATATTAAAGAGTAG
- a CDS encoding polysaccharide biosynthesis/export family protein, whose translation MTNYHGRWKKLDQKNPKTTSTGGHPKDSLSNGDAGMHKMTGNRRSGWWWWLMVPGIILVCHSLLGCSPHYAYDDIGEMQVMRSNYQGEPSETEYLLQTGDELAISLYYHPELNTKTVIRPDGLITLQLIGDVKVKGLSSSKAQQIIREKYAKILRDPEVTVAVASYSHQVYVGGEVSTPQMVNLGSGKTALQAIFAAGGFKNTAEMRSVLVLRNIGQPGFRVIKVDLMKLFLSKRLVKNDLQLQPNDVVYVPKTLIGKVDQFVDQYMNQIVPSEVFTDLIRGK comes from the coding sequence ATGACCAATTATCATGGCAGGTGGAAAAAACTTGACCAGAAAAATCCAAAAACGACCTCCACCGGCGGACATCCAAAAGACAGCTTATCGAATGGGGATGCAGGGATGCACAAGATGACTGGGAACCGTCGATCGGGCTGGTGGTGGTGGCTGATGGTCCCTGGCATTATCCTGGTATGCCATAGCCTGTTGGGATGCAGCCCGCACTACGCCTATGACGACATCGGTGAGATGCAGGTCATGCGCTCGAATTACCAGGGGGAGCCGTCGGAAACCGAATACCTCCTTCAGACCGGGGATGAGCTGGCGATCAGCCTGTATTACCATCCGGAGCTCAACACCAAAACGGTTATCCGGCCCGATGGACTGATCACCCTGCAGCTCATTGGAGATGTCAAGGTGAAAGGGCTTTCATCCTCAAAGGCCCAGCAGATCATTCGGGAGAAATATGCAAAAATCCTCCGTGATCCTGAAGTTACGGTCGCGGTCGCAAGTTATTCCCATCAGGTTTACGTTGGCGGAGAGGTATCCACTCCGCAGATGGTCAATCTTGGCAGCGGCAAGACAGCGCTCCAGGCCATCTTTGCGGCAGGCGGGTTTAAGAATACCGCTGAAATGCGCAGTGTGCTGGTCCTGAGAAATATCGGACAGCCGGGCTTTCGGGTAATCAAAGTCGATCTTATGAAACTGTTTCTCAGCAAGCGGCTGGTGAAAAATGACCTTCAGCTCCAGCCGAACGATGTAGTTTATGTGCCCAAGACGCTGATCGGCAAGGTAGACCAGTTTGTCGATCAATATATGAACCAGATTGTCCCCAGTGAGGTATTTACTGACCTGATCCGGGGGAAATGA
- the dnaJ gene encoding molecular chaperone DnaJ: MIKKDYYEILEVPRNAAPEEIKKAYRKKALQYHPDRNPGNPEAEEKFKEASEAYEVLSDAQKRSLYDQFGHAGLQNSGFTGFNFDDIFGSDLFSSFGDIFGDFFGFRTGRSGRPRPARGADLGQEVAISFREAAFGLETDIEVERHETCPTCQGSGTKPGTSPQVCRICGGRGQVQRTQGFLSITTVCPQCRGTGQVIESPCPQCRAMGKVPQKRKLHVKIPAGVDNGSQLRLLGEGALGERGGPPGDLYITIQVKEDDFFSRKDDDVLCTVPISFAQAALGAEIEVPTLSGPHKLEIPRGTQSGTVMRIKKAGFPNVYGKGKGDQLVTIVVEVPTSLTPRQEELLRKFDQAGDEKKPHQEEKQHKKGFFHFLGLLSLVFFLLLTSTSPAGASADAAREGRKTPIVKVVEKVSPAVVNISTERIVRERVNPFGNPFFDNFFDNFFDTFPPRSYKEQSLGSGVIIDPKGHILTNEHVILKASKIKITLADNREFEGKLVGSDPRSDLAVVKIDSPKNLPYITTGQSEDLMVGETVVAIGNPFGLSHTVTTGVISAVNRTVKVNEDLVYHGFIQTDASINPGNSGGPLMNITGELIGINTAIYQKAEGIGFAIPIDRAKRIIADLITYGKVRKVWLGIRVQNLTRDLAGYFNLSHPAAGVIVTRIIDGSPAEKAGLQRGDIIQKINSDQIASQEVYSSVVAGFTADSEMKISVLREGKPLTIDIKPARLTQEIAEKIAKDLLGLTVKGFSSSFGGMGERDSGVAVSSVRGRSPVAKAGIQKGDIIRRINDKEIQNLKDFQEVIIANADRDSLLLLVQRGPYIYPVTIGF; encoded by the coding sequence ATGATCAAGAAGGATTACTATGAAATCTTGGAAGTCCCTCGGAATGCTGCCCCGGAAGAGATAAAGAAAGCCTATCGGAAAAAGGCGCTCCAATATCATCCGGACCGCAATCCGGGCAACCCGGAGGCGGAGGAAAAATTCAAAGAGGCTTCCGAAGCCTACGAGGTTCTGAGCGATGCCCAGAAGAGGAGCCTCTACGATCAATTCGGCCATGCAGGCCTGCAGAATTCGGGCTTTACCGGCTTTAACTTCGATGATATATTCGGGAGTGACCTTTTCAGCAGTTTCGGTGATATTTTCGGAGATTTCTTCGGGTTCAGAACCGGAAGGTCCGGCCGTCCGCGTCCGGCACGGGGAGCGGACCTTGGGCAGGAGGTAGCGATCTCTTTTCGTGAGGCGGCCTTTGGACTGGAAACCGATATTGAAGTGGAAAGACACGAAACCTGCCCGACCTGCCAGGGGAGCGGAACAAAACCCGGCACGTCACCACAGGTCTGCCGCATCTGCGGCGGACGGGGGCAGGTGCAGCGCACCCAGGGCTTTTTAAGCATTACCACCGTTTGTCCGCAGTGCCGGGGCACCGGTCAGGTGATAGAATCCCCCTGTCCGCAGTGCCGGGCAATGGGCAAAGTACCCCAGAAGAGAAAACTGCATGTCAAGATCCCCGCTGGTGTAGATAATGGCTCCCAGCTCCGGCTGCTGGGAGAAGGAGCGCTCGGAGAGCGGGGAGGTCCCCCCGGTGATCTTTACATCACCATTCAGGTCAAAGAGGATGATTTTTTCTCCCGCAAGGATGACGATGTGCTGTGCACTGTTCCCATATCCTTTGCCCAGGCTGCCCTGGGAGCGGAAATCGAGGTTCCGACACTCTCCGGGCCGCATAAACTGGAAATCCCCCGGGGAACGCAGAGCGGTACCGTGATGCGGATTAAAAAAGCGGGCTTTCCCAATGTCTACGGCAAGGGAAAGGGAGACCAACTGGTAACGATCGTCGTGGAGGTCCCCACCAGTCTTACGCCCCGGCAGGAAGAGCTGTTGCGCAAATTCGACCAGGCAGGGGATGAAAAAAAGCCGCATCAGGAGGAGAAACAGCACAAGAAGGGTTTTTTCCATTTTCTGGGATTGTTGTCGCTGGTTTTTTTTCTGCTCCTGACTTCGACTTCCCCGGCCGGGGCATCGGCGGATGCTGCCCGTGAGGGTCGCAAGACGCCAATTGTCAAAGTGGTCGAGAAGGTGAGCCCGGCGGTAGTCAATATCAGTACCGAACGGATTGTGCGGGAGAGAGTCAATCCTTTTGGCAATCCCTTCTTCGATAATTTTTTCGATAATTTTTTCGATACCTTTCCTCCGAGGAGCTACAAGGAGCAGAGCCTGGGATCGGGAGTTATCATTGATCCCAAAGGACACATTCTGACCAATGAGCACGTTATCCTCAAGGCCTCCAAAATCAAAATCACCCTGGCCGACAACCGCGAGTTCGAGGGGAAACTGGTCGGTTCTGATCCCCGCTCGGATCTGGCCGTCGTGAAAATAGATTCTCCGAAAAACCTGCCCTATATCACTACCGGACAATCCGAGGATCTGATGGTGGGTGAAACGGTAGTGGCCATCGGAAACCCTTTCGGCCTCTCTCATACCGTAACCACCGGGGTGATCAGCGCTGTCAACCGCACGGTAAAGGTTAACGAAGACCTTGTCTACCACGGTTTCATTCAGACAGACGCTTCCATCAATCCCGGAAACAGTGGAGGGCCGCTGATGAATATCACCGGGGAGTTGATCGGCATTAATACTGCCATTTACCAGAAAGCCGAGGGGATAGGTTTCGCTATTCCCATCGACCGGGCCAAAAGAATTATTGCCGACCTGATCACCTATGGCAAGGTCCGCAAGGTCTGGCTGGGGATTCGTGTTCAAAATCTTACCAGGGACCTGGCAGGCTATTTCAACCTCAGTCATCCGGCGGCAGGGGTCATTGTCACCCGCATCATCGACGGCAGTCCGGCTGAGAAGGCAGGGCTTCAGCGGGGAGACATCATCCAGAAAATCAATAGCGATCAGATCGCTTCCCAGGAGGTTTATTCCTCGGTTGTGGCCGGATTTACCGCGGACAGTGAGATGAAAATCTCGGTGTTGCGGGAAGGAAAGCCCCTGACCATCGACATTAAACCTGCCCGGCTGACCCAGGAGATTGCTGAAAAAATTGCCAAAGACCTGCTTGGTTTGACCGTCAAGGGGTTTAGCTCTTCATTCGGGGGAATGGGCGAGCGGGACTCCGGCGTGGCTGTAAGCTCTGTCCGGGGCAGGAGCCCCGTTGCCAAGGCAGGCATCCAAAAGGGAGACATCATCCGCCGGATCAATGATAAGGAGATACAAAACCTGAAAGATTTTCAGGAAGTTATCATTGCCAATGCCGATCGGGACAGCCTGCTCCTTCTGGTCCAAAGAGGACCTTATATTTATCCGGTCACGATCGGTTTCTAA
- the rpsO gene encoding 30S ribosomal protein S15, translating into MPLAKEKKQEIISLFRKHEKDTGSPEVQIAILSERISYLTEHFKVHKGDHHSRRGLLKMVGQRRRLLNYLKSSSEDRYREVITRLGIRK; encoded by the coding sequence ATGCCACTTGCTAAAGAGAAAAAACAGGAAATTATCTCTTTGTTTCGTAAACATGAGAAGGATACGGGTTCTCCGGAAGTGCAGATTGCCATTTTGAGTGAGAGAATCAGCTATCTGACAGAACATTTCAAAGTCCACAAGGGAGATCATCACTCCCGGCGGGGATTGCTCAAAATGGTTGGACAGAGGAGAAGATTGCTGAATTACTTAAAAAGCAGCAGTGAGGATCGTTATCGAGAAGTCATTACCCGGCTTGGTATCAGAAAGTAG